A region of Mycolicibacterium brumae DNA encodes the following proteins:
- a CDS encoding urease subunit beta has translation MTIPGEILFAPGEIELNEGAPRLVLEIVNTGDRPVQVGSHVHITQANAALEFDRVAAYGRRLDIPAGTAVRFEPAVAQQVSLVPLGGSREVHGISLTPPHKLDERS, from the coding sequence ATGACGATCCCCGGCGAGATCCTGTTCGCCCCCGGGGAGATCGAGCTCAACGAGGGCGCGCCGCGGCTGGTGCTGGAGATCGTCAACACCGGTGATCGGCCGGTGCAGGTGGGCAGCCACGTGCACATCACCCAGGCCAACGCGGCGCTGGAGTTCGACCGTGTCGCCGCCTACGGGCGCCGCCTGGACATTCCCGCGGGAACCGCGGTGCGGTTTGAACCCGCCGTGGCCCAGCAGGTTTCGCTGGTGCCGCTGGGCGGCAGCCGCGAGGTGCACGGCATCAGCCTGACCCCGCCCCATAAGTTGGACGAGCGCTCATGA
- a CDS encoding urease subunit gamma encodes MRLTPHEQERLLVSYAAELARRRRARGLRLNHPEAVAVITDHLLEGARDGRTVAELMSSGREVLTADDVMEGVPEMLHDVQVEATFPDGTKLVTVHHPIK; translated from the coding sequence ATGCGTCTGACTCCGCATGAGCAGGAGCGTCTGTTGGTTTCCTACGCCGCGGAACTGGCCAGGCGCCGCCGAGCCCGTGGTCTGCGGCTCAATCACCCGGAGGCCGTCGCGGTGATCACCGACCACCTGCTGGAGGGGGCCCGGGACGGCCGCACGGTCGCGGAGCTGATGAGCAGCGGGCGCGAGGTGCTGACCGCCGACGATGTGATGGAAGGGGTGCCGGAGATGCTGCACGACGTCCAGGTGGAGGCGACGTTCCCGGACGGGACGAAACTCGTCACCGTCCACCACCCGATCAAATGA
- the urtA gene encoding urea ABC transporter substrate-binding protein: MPGHIRFSRSLLAAGAVAATASLVLAGCGSRAGDEESGAAASCVDTSGPSVKVGSLNSLSGTMAISEVTVRDAIKLAVEEINADGGVLGKQIQLVGEDGASDPAVFAQKAEKLIQDDCVAAVFGGWTSSSRKAMLPVFESNNSLLYYPVQYEGLESSPNIFYTGATTNQQIVPALDYLKEKGVTSLYLVGSDYVFPQTANRIIKAYAEANGIEIKGEDYTPLGSTDFSTIVNKVRASGAGAVFNTLNGDSNVAFFKEYTNVGLNPQTMPVLSVSIAEEEVKGIGAQNIDGQLTAWNYYQTVENPENEKFVAAFKQKYGADRVTSDPMEAAYVSVYLWRNTVEKAQDFGTAAVQEAADGVTFAAPEGEVKIDGENNHIYKTARIGEIHPDGLIYTVWQSPESIKPDPFLKGYPWAAGLSG; the protein is encoded by the coding sequence ATGCCCGGACACATTCGTTTCTCCCGTTCCCTGCTGGCCGCGGGCGCAGTCGCCGCCACCGCGTCACTGGTCCTCGCCGGATGCGGCAGCCGCGCCGGCGACGAGGAGTCCGGCGCCGCCGCGTCCTGCGTCGACACCTCCGGCCCGAGCGTCAAAGTCGGCTCGCTGAACTCGCTTTCGGGCACGATGGCGATCTCCGAGGTGACCGTCCGCGACGCCATCAAGCTGGCCGTCGAGGAGATCAACGCCGACGGCGGCGTGCTCGGCAAGCAGATCCAGCTGGTTGGCGAGGACGGCGCGTCCGACCCGGCGGTGTTCGCCCAGAAAGCCGAGAAGCTGATCCAGGACGACTGCGTCGCCGCGGTGTTCGGCGGCTGGACGTCCTCGAGCCGCAAGGCCATGCTGCCGGTGTTCGAGAGCAACAACTCGCTGCTGTATTACCCGGTGCAGTACGAAGGACTGGAGTCCAGCCCGAACATCTTCTACACCGGCGCGACCACCAACCAGCAGATCGTCCCCGCCCTGGACTACCTGAAGGAGAAGGGCGTCACCTCGCTGTACCTGGTGGGCAGCGACTACGTCTTCCCGCAGACCGCCAACCGGATCATCAAGGCCTACGCCGAGGCCAATGGCATCGAGATCAAGGGCGAGGACTACACCCCGCTGGGCTCCACCGACTTCTCCACCATCGTGAACAAGGTGCGCGCCTCGGGGGCCGGCGCGGTGTTCAACACCCTCAATGGCGACTCCAATGTGGCGTTCTTCAAGGAGTACACCAACGTCGGGCTGAACCCGCAGACCATGCCAGTGCTGTCGGTGTCGATCGCCGAGGAAGAGGTCAAGGGCATCGGCGCGCAGAACATCGACGGCCAGCTGACCGCGTGGAACTACTACCAGACCGTCGAGAACCCGGAGAATGAGAAGTTCGTCGCCGCGTTCAAACAGAAATACGGCGCCGACCGCGTCACCTCCGACCCGATGGAAGCGGCCTACGTCTCGGTCTACCTGTGGCGCAACACCGTTGAGAAGGCGCAGGACTTCGGCACGGCCGCGGTCCAGGAGGCCGCCGACGGCGTCACTTTCGCCGCCCCGGAGGGCGAGGTCAAGATCGACGGCGAGAACAACCACATCTACAAGACCGCGCGGATCGGTGAGATCCACCCCGACGGCCTGATCTACACGGTGTGGCAGTCCCCGGAGTCGATCAAGCCGGATCCATTCCTCAAGGGCTACCCGTGGGCTGCCGGCCTGTCCGGCTGA
- the urtB gene encoding urea ABC transporter permease subunit UrtB: MDALIGQLATGLSLGSILLLAALGLALTFGQMGVINMAHGEFIMAGCYTAFLTQQIISNAGASLLISLVLGFIVGGLLGVLLETTLIQRMYHRPLDTLLVTFGVGLILQQVARDIFGAPAVNVTAPSWLSGGVEILGAVVPKTRIFILVLALVCVTVLALVLKASPMGRRIRAVVANRDLAETSGISSRRTDLTTFFIGSGLAGVAGVALTLIGSTSPTTGQSYLIDAFLVVVVGGLGQIKGTVIAAFGLGLLNSFIEYSTTASLAKVIVFVIIVIFLQVRPQGLFTVRTRSLV, from the coding sequence ATGGACGCGCTGATCGGCCAGCTGGCAACGGGATTGAGCCTCGGCTCCATCCTGTTGCTGGCGGCCCTGGGCCTCGCGCTGACCTTCGGTCAGATGGGCGTCATCAATATGGCGCACGGCGAATTCATCATGGCCGGCTGCTACACGGCCTTCCTCACCCAGCAGATCATCTCCAACGCCGGCGCCTCGCTGCTGATCTCACTGGTGCTCGGATTCATCGTCGGCGGGCTGCTGGGGGTGCTTCTGGAGACGACGTTGATCCAGCGGATGTACCACCGGCCGCTGGACACCCTGCTGGTCACCTTCGGGGTCGGGCTGATCCTGCAGCAGGTGGCCCGGGACATCTTCGGCGCTCCCGCGGTGAACGTGACCGCGCCGTCGTGGCTGTCCGGCGGGGTGGAGATCCTCGGCGCGGTGGTGCCCAAGACCCGGATCTTCATCCTGGTGCTCGCGCTGGTCTGTGTGACGGTGCTGGCGCTGGTGCTCAAGGCCAGTCCGATGGGCCGCCGGATCCGGGCCGTGGTGGCCAACCGGGACCTCGCCGAAACCAGCGGCATCTCGTCCCGGCGCACCGACCTGACCACCTTCTTCATCGGCTCCGGGCTGGCCGGCGTGGCCGGGGTCGCGCTGACATTGATCGGATCCACCAGCCCCACCACCGGACAGAGCTATCTGATCGACGCGTTCCTGGTCGTGGTGGTCGGCGGTCTCGGCCAGATCAAGGGCACTGTCATCGCAGCGTTCGGCCTCGGCCTGCTGAACTCCTTCATCGAGTACAGCACCACCGCGTCGCTGGCCAAGGTCATCGTGTTCGTGATCATCGTGATCTTCCTGCAGGTCCGCCCACAGGGATTGTTCACCGTCCGGACGAGGAGCCTGGTATGA
- the urtC gene encoding urea ABC transporter permease subunit UrtC — MTIPVREMLGRWQTWAGFAVAAVLLFGVAPAALSTFRLGLLGQYLCFAIVAAGIGLAWGRGGMLTLGQGVFFGLGAYMMGMHLKIADAAHAKASVPDFMQTAGIATLPGYWQPFESAAFTLAAIVVIPVGVAVLLGLGVFKRRVKGAYFAILSQALAAALAILLVGQSTLGGSNGLNGFRTFFGFRLSDPVNRQMLYFIAAATLLIVVAVVRQLMHSRYGELLVAVRDGEERVRFLGYDPANIKVVAYTAAALFASIAGALFAPIIGFITPAQVGVAPSIAFLIGVAIGGRTTLLGPVLGAIGVAWAQTTFSERFPSEWIYAQGLLFIVVVGFFPAGLAGLGALARRLRSPEKAEVSR, encoded by the coding sequence ATGACGATCCCGGTACGAGAAATGCTCGGACGCTGGCAGACCTGGGCCGGATTCGCCGTCGCCGCGGTGCTGTTGTTCGGCGTCGCCCCGGCCGCGCTGTCCACCTTCCGGCTTGGTTTGCTCGGCCAGTACCTGTGCTTCGCCATCGTCGCCGCCGGCATCGGATTGGCCTGGGGCAGAGGCGGAATGCTCACCCTCGGCCAGGGCGTGTTCTTCGGCCTCGGCGCATACATGATGGGCATGCACCTCAAGATCGCCGACGCCGCGCACGCCAAGGCGTCGGTGCCCGACTTCATGCAGACCGCGGGCATCGCCACCCTGCCGGGCTACTGGCAACCCTTCGAATCCGCGGCCTTCACTCTCGCCGCCATCGTCGTCATCCCGGTCGGCGTGGCCGTGCTGCTGGGACTCGGGGTGTTCAAACGCCGGGTCAAAGGCGCCTACTTCGCGATCCTGTCCCAGGCGCTGGCCGCGGCGCTGGCGATCTTGCTGGTCGGTCAGTCCACCCTCGGTGGCAGCAACGGGCTCAACGGGTTTCGCACCTTCTTCGGGTTCCGGCTTTCGGATCCGGTGAACCGCCAGATGCTGTACTTCATCGCCGCCGCCACCCTGTTGATCGTGGTCGCGGTGGTCCGCCAGCTCATGCACAGCCGCTACGGCGAACTGCTGGTCGCGGTGCGCGACGGCGAGGAGCGGGTGCGGTTCCTCGGCTACGACCCGGCCAATATCAAGGTCGTCGCCTACACCGCCGCGGCGCTGTTCGCCAGCATCGCCGGCGCGCTGTTCGCGCCGATCATCGGCTTCATCACCCCTGCGCAGGTCGGCGTGGCGCCGTCCATCGCCTTCCTGATCGGGGTCGCGATCGGTGGGCGCACCACCCTGCTGGGCCCGGTGCTCGGCGCGATCGGAGTCGCCTGGGCGCAGACCACCTTCTCCGAGCGGTTCCCGTCGGAGTGGATCTACGCCCAGGGCCTGCTGTTCATCGTGGTGGTCGGGTTCTTCCCGGCCGGGCTGGCCGGCCTGGGGGCGCTGGCGCGCCGACTCCGGTCGCCCGAGAAGGCGGAGGTGTCCCGATGA
- the urtD gene encoding urea ABC transporter ATP-binding protein UrtD → MTEKTSTGPVAGGNVGMGTEYLEVRGLSVEFDGFKAVREVDLTLFQGDLRFLIGPNGAGKTTVIDAITGLVSATGSVNKSGVELLGKKTHQIARLGVGRTFQTASVFEQLTVLQNLDIAAGAGRSWRTLLRRRHTVEPAIEEALETIGLSSLAGQPAGVLAHGQKQWLEIGMLLVQNADVLLLDEPVAGMSHEEREETGNLLRRIGAERTVVVVEHDMDFMRAFATSVTVLARGQMIAEGSVAEVQANPKVQEVYLGSAAAGVEDVPEAMIEEKP, encoded by the coding sequence ATGACCGAGAAGACCAGCACCGGGCCGGTCGCAGGCGGCAACGTCGGCATGGGCACTGAGTACCTCGAAGTTCGCGGCCTCAGTGTGGAATTCGACGGGTTCAAAGCCGTGCGGGAGGTAGACCTGACCCTCTTCCAGGGCGACCTGCGATTCTTGATCGGCCCCAACGGCGCCGGCAAGACCACGGTGATCGACGCGATCACCGGACTGGTGTCGGCCACCGGATCGGTGAACAAATCCGGTGTCGAACTGCTGGGCAAGAAGACCCACCAGATCGCCCGCCTCGGGGTGGGCCGGACCTTCCAGACCGCGTCGGTGTTCGAACAGCTCACCGTGCTGCAGAACCTCGACATCGCCGCCGGCGCCGGCCGATCCTGGCGCACCCTGCTGCGGCGCCGGCACACCGTCGAACCGGCCATCGAGGAGGCGCTGGAGACCATCGGTCTGAGTTCGCTGGCCGGGCAACCGGCGGGCGTGCTCGCGCACGGCCAGAAGCAGTGGCTGGAAATCGGCATGCTGCTGGTGCAGAACGCCGACGTGCTGCTGCTCGACGAGCCCGTCGCCGGGATGAGCCACGAGGAACGCGAAGAGACCGGAAACCTGTTGCGGCGCATCGGCGCCGAACGCACCGTCGTGGTCGTCGAGCACGATATGGACTTCATGCGCGCGTTCGCCACCTCGGTGACGGTGCTGGCCCGCGGGCAGATGATCGCCGAGGGCTCCGTCGCCGAGGTGCAGGCCAATCCGAAGGTGCAGGAGGTGTATCTCGGGTCCGCGGCCGCCGGCGTCGAGGACGTGCCGGAGGCGATGATCGAGGAGAAGCCCTGA
- the urtE gene encoding urea ABC transporter ATP-binding subunit UrtE, translating into MLEMIDVRSGYGRSEVIHGVSIEVPTDGVAAVMGHNGAGKTTLLRAAVGLLKTTSGAVRFDGEDITRLRPSARVARGLAYVPQGQQSFGQLTTAENLQVVADGRPNGKALIDEQLDLFPALKELLTRRAGLLSGGQRQQLAIARALITGPKCLILDEPTEGIQPSVVAEIEAAITALTRRGDLGVLLVEQHIGFALEAAQTYYILESGRLTASGAGGVDSAADVRAAMAI; encoded by the coding sequence ATGCTGGAGATGATCGACGTGCGCAGCGGGTACGGCCGCTCCGAAGTGATCCACGGAGTGTCCATCGAGGTGCCCACCGACGGCGTCGCGGCGGTGATGGGACACAACGGCGCGGGTAAGACCACGCTGCTGCGGGCCGCCGTCGGGCTGCTGAAAACCACCTCCGGCGCCGTGCGTTTCGACGGCGAGGACATCACCCGACTGCGGCCCAGCGCCCGGGTGGCACGAGGATTGGCTTACGTGCCGCAGGGCCAGCAGTCCTTCGGCCAACTCACCACCGCGGAGAACCTGCAGGTGGTGGCCGACGGACGGCCGAACGGCAAGGCGCTGATCGACGAACAACTCGACCTGTTCCCGGCCCTGAAGGAACTGCTGACCCGGCGCGCCGGCCTGCTCTCCGGTGGGCAGCGGCAACAGCTGGCGATCGCCCGGGCGCTGATCACCGGACCGAAGTGCCTGATCCTCGACGAGCCCACCGAAGGCATCCAGCCGTCGGTGGTCGCCGAGATCGAGGCCGCCATCACCGCGCTCACCCGCCGCGGTGACCTGGGGGTGCTGCTGGTCGAGCAGCACATCGGGTTCGCGCTGGAAGCCGCGCAGACCTACTACATCCTGGAGTCCGGCCGGCTGACCGCCTCCGGCGCCGGTGGCGTCGACTCCGCGGCGGATGTGCGCGCCGCGATGGCGATCTGA
- a CDS encoding NCS1 family nucleobase:cation symporter-1, which yields MTEIADRPESRELPPGSVVGAGDIVEAAGHPVGGGVIKDGYDPRLTNEDLAPLGKQTWSSYNIFAFWMSDVHSVGGYVTAGSLFALGLASWQVLVALLVGITIVYFFCNLVAKPSQAAGVPYPVICRASFGVLGANIPAIIRGLIAVAWYGIQTYLASAALDVVLLKLFPSLMPYAIVEDYGFAGLSLLGWCSFLLLWVLQACVFWRGMESIRKFIDFCGPAVYAVMFLLCGYLIYKAGWGAIKMNLGGVAYTGWSSAPIMLGAIALVVSYFSGPMLNFGDFSRYGKSFQAVKKGNFLGLPVNFLVFSVLVVVTASLTVPVFGELITDPVETVARIDSTFAIVLGALTFAIATIGINIVANFVSPAFDFSNVSPQRISWRAGGMIAAVGSVLITPWNLYANPEVIHYTLETLGAFIGPLFGVLIADYYLVRKQKVIVDDLFTMSQDGKYWYSGGYNRVAVLATAVGAVLAMIPVLLSGSVTGMHTAAQYSWFIGCGVAFALYLRMASRDRLVAESVS from the coding sequence ATGACCGAGATCGCAGATCGACCCGAATCCCGTGAACTTCCACCAGGATCGGTCGTCGGCGCCGGCGACATCGTGGAGGCCGCCGGCCACCCGGTCGGCGGCGGCGTCATCAAGGACGGCTACGACCCGCGGCTGACCAACGAGGACCTCGCCCCGCTCGGCAAGCAGACCTGGTCGTCGTACAACATCTTCGCGTTCTGGATGTCGGATGTGCACAGCGTCGGCGGGTACGTCACCGCGGGCAGCCTGTTCGCCCTCGGGCTGGCCAGCTGGCAGGTGCTGGTCGCGTTGCTGGTCGGCATCACCATCGTCTACTTCTTCTGCAACCTGGTCGCCAAACCCAGCCAGGCCGCCGGCGTGCCGTACCCGGTGATCTGCCGCGCTTCCTTCGGCGTGCTGGGCGCCAACATCCCGGCCATCATCCGCGGCCTGATCGCGGTGGCCTGGTACGGAATTCAGACTTACCTGGCTTCGGCCGCCCTCGACGTGGTGCTGCTGAAACTGTTCCCCTCGCTAATGCCGTACGCCATCGTGGAGGACTACGGGTTCGCCGGGCTGTCGCTGCTGGGCTGGTGCAGCTTCCTGCTGCTGTGGGTGCTGCAGGCCTGCGTGTTCTGGCGCGGTATGGAGTCCATTCGCAAGTTCATCGACTTCTGCGGACCGGCCGTCTACGCGGTGATGTTCCTGCTCTGCGGCTACCTGATCTACAAGGCCGGCTGGGGCGCGATCAAGATGAACCTCGGCGGGGTGGCCTACACCGGCTGGTCGTCGGCGCCGATCATGCTCGGCGCCATCGCACTGGTGGTGTCCTACTTCTCCGGCCCGATGCTGAACTTCGGCGACTTCTCCCGGTACGGCAAGTCCTTCCAGGCCGTCAAGAAGGGCAACTTTCTCGGGCTGCCGGTGAACTTCCTGGTGTTCTCGGTGCTGGTTGTGGTGACCGCCTCGCTGACCGTGCCGGTGTTCGGCGAACTCATCACCGACCCGGTGGAGACGGTCGCCCGCATCGACAGCACCTTCGCAATCGTGCTGGGCGCGTTGACCTTCGCCATCGCCACCATCGGCATCAACATCGTGGCGAACTTCGTCAGCCCGGCCTTCGACTTTTCCAACGTCAGCCCGCAGCGGATCAGCTGGCGAGCCGGCGGCATGATCGCCGCGGTCGGCTCGGTGCTGATCACCCCGTGGAACCTGTACGCCAACCCGGAGGTCATCCACTACACGCTGGAAACCCTCGGCGCGTTCATCGGCCCACTGTTCGGCGTGCTGATCGCCGACTATTACCTGGTGCGCAAACAGAAGGTGATCGTCGACGACCTGTTCACCATGTCGCAGGACGGAAAGTACTGGTACTCCGGCGGATACAACCGGGTGGCGGTGCTCGCGACCGCCGTCGGCGCGGTGCTGGCGATGATCCCGGTCCTGCTCAGCGGCAGCGTGACCGGCATGCACACCGCCGCGCAGTACAGTTGGTTCATCGGCTGCGGCGTGGCCTTCGCGCTGTACCTCCGGATGGCGTCCCGGGACCGGCTGGTGGCAGAGTCGGTGTCGTGA
- a CDS encoding aspartate/glutamate racemase family protein, giving the protein MTTIWVINANTTESMTDGIGRSARAVAAPGTVVVPVTNARGVPSLESHYDEAMSVPGVLEAVARGEEEGADGFVIACFSDPGLDAARELATGPVIGIAEAAMHAASHLGRGFSVVTTLSRSIGRSEELAERYGMDRFCRGMHACDLPVLALETDPQARRIVTDACRTALAVDGSDAVVLGCAGMADMCAQISAEIGAPVVDGVAAATLTVQSLVAMGLRTGKLGEYAKPPVKQLR; this is encoded by the coding sequence GTGACGACGATCTGGGTGATCAACGCCAACACCACCGAATCGATGACCGACGGGATCGGCCGCAGCGCCCGCGCGGTGGCAGCGCCGGGCACGGTGGTGGTCCCGGTGACCAACGCCCGCGGCGTTCCGTCGCTGGAGAGTCACTACGACGAGGCGATGAGCGTGCCCGGAGTGCTCGAGGCGGTGGCGCGCGGCGAGGAAGAGGGCGCCGACGGCTTCGTCATCGCCTGCTTTAGCGACCCGGGACTCGACGCCGCCCGCGAGTTGGCCACCGGACCGGTGATCGGCATCGCCGAGGCCGCCATGCACGCCGCCAGCCACCTGGGCCGGGGGTTCAGCGTGGTGACCACGCTGAGTCGCTCCATCGGGCGGTCCGAGGAACTGGCCGAGCGCTACGGCATGGACCGGTTCTGCCGGGGCATGCACGCCTGCGACCTGCCGGTGCTTGCGCTGGAGACCGACCCGCAGGCCCGCCGGATCGTCACCGACGCCTGCCGGACCGCCCTGGCGGTCGACGGTTCCGACGCGGTGGTCCTCGGTTGCGCCGGGATGGCCGACATGTGCGCGCAGATCAGCGCGGAGATTGGGGCGCCGGTGGTCGACGGGGTCGCCGCGGCGACGCTGACCGTGCAGTCGCTGGTGGCCATGGGGCTGCGCACCGGGAAGCTGGGGGAGTACGCGAAGCCGCCGGTCAAACAGTTGCGCTGA
- the puuE gene encoding allantoinase PuuE, which yields MVGYGRRPPDPRWPGGAVIAVQFVLNYEEGAENCVLDGDPASETFLSEITPAEAFGNRHMSMESIYEYGSRAGLWRILRLFESRGLPLTVFAVARAMQRNPEAVAAFRELGHEIACHGLRWKSYQLIGEDTERAHMAEAVQILTELTGQRPLGWYTGRDSPHTRALVVEHGGFVYDSDSYADDLPYWVDVGEHTQLVVPYTLDTNDMRFSSPAGFANGEEFFAHLRDAFDVLYAEGVAGAPKMLSVGLHCRLVGRPARAAALARFLDHVQSHDRVWVARRIEIAEHWRATHPA from the coding sequence ATGGTCGGCTACGGCCGGCGCCCCCCGGATCCCCGCTGGCCCGGCGGCGCGGTGATCGCCGTGCAGTTCGTGCTCAATTACGAAGAGGGCGCGGAGAACTGCGTGCTCGACGGCGACCCGGCCTCGGAGACGTTCCTGTCCGAGATCACCCCGGCCGAGGCGTTCGGGAACCGGCACATGAGCATGGAGTCGATCTACGAGTACGGGTCGCGGGCCGGGCTGTGGCGGATCCTTCGGCTGTTCGAATCCCGCGGACTGCCGCTGACGGTGTTCGCGGTGGCCCGGGCCATGCAGCGAAATCCCGAGGCGGTGGCGGCGTTTCGCGAACTCGGCCACGAGATCGCCTGCCACGGGCTGCGCTGGAAGTCCTACCAGCTGATCGGCGAGGACACCGAACGCGCGCATATGGCCGAGGCGGTGCAGATCCTGACCGAGCTGACCGGACAGCGGCCGCTGGGCTGGTACACCGGCCGGGACTCGCCGCACACCCGGGCGCTGGTGGTCGAGCACGGCGGGTTTGTCTACGACTCGGACTCCTACGCCGACGACCTGCCGTACTGGGTCGACGTCGGCGAGCACACCCAGCTGGTGGTGCCGTACACGCTGGACACCAACGATATGCGGTTCTCCTCGCCCGCCGGGTTCGCCAACGGCGAGGAGTTCTTCGCGCACCTGCGGGACGCGTTCGACGTGCTCTACGCCGAGGGTGTCGCCGGGGCGCCCAAGATGCTCTCGGTGGGCCTGCACTGCCGACTGGTCGGGCGTCCGGCCCGCGCCGCGGCGCTGGCGCGGTTCCTGGACCACGTGCAGTCCCACGATCGGGTGTGGGTGGCCCGCCGGATCGAGATCGCCGAGCATTGGCGCGCCACGCATCCCGCCTGA
- the alc gene encoding allantoicase — MTDSLPDFTWFPDLALRTVGGAVVWANDDAFAEKENLIRPGPAKYQPATFGHRGQVYDGWETRRRRDVGYDEAIVRLGAPGVIHGVVIDTAWFKGNYPTSASVDALELDGHPSVDELIDHPGWTSLIPESKVYGDTRNLFEVESQRRWTHVRLRIYPDGGVARLRVHGEGRPDPRFLGVGPLDLAALENGGLVLDASNRFFSSPQNLIFPGVAKVMGDGWETARRRDDGNDWVRIKLAGRGRIRMAEIDTSYFIGNSPNSARLLGRDGDGDWVTLLEPVDLQPDTRHRFLVESDAPVTEAQLDIYPDGGLARLRLYGELL, encoded by the coding sequence ATGACCGACTCGCTGCCCGACTTCACCTGGTTCCCCGACCTGGCGCTGCGCACCGTCGGCGGCGCCGTCGTCTGGGCCAACGACGACGCGTTCGCCGAGAAGGAGAACCTGATCCGGCCCGGGCCGGCGAAGTACCAGCCGGCCACCTTCGGCCACCGCGGACAGGTCTACGACGGGTGGGAAACCCGTCGGCGCCGCGATGTCGGGTACGACGAGGCGATCGTCCGGCTCGGGGCGCCCGGGGTGATCCACGGCGTGGTGATCGACACCGCGTGGTTCAAGGGCAACTACCCCACCTCGGCCTCGGTCGACGCGCTGGAACTCGACGGCCACCCCAGCGTCGACGAGCTCATCGACCATCCCGGCTGGACGTCGCTCATTCCGGAGTCGAAGGTGTACGGGGACACCAGGAATCTGTTCGAGGTGGAGTCGCAGCGGCGCTGGACCCATGTGCGGCTGCGGATCTATCCCGACGGCGGGGTGGCGCGGCTGCGGGTGCACGGCGAAGGCCGGCCCGATCCGCGGTTCCTCGGCGTCGGACCGCTGGACCTGGCGGCGTTGGAGAACGGCGGACTGGTGCTCGACGCCTCCAACCGGTTCTTCAGCTCGCCGCAGAACCTGATCTTCCCGGGCGTGGCGAAGGTGATGGGCGACGGCTGGGAGACCGCCCGGCGCCGCGATGACGGCAACGACTGGGTGCGGATCAAGCTGGCCGGCCGCGGCCGGATCCGGATGGCGGAGATCGACACGTCGTATTTCATTGGCAACAGCCCCAATTCGGCGCGGCTGCTGGGCCGCGACGGCGACGGCGACTGGGTGACGCTGCTGGAGCCGGTGGATCTGCAGCCCGACACCCGGCACCGGTTTCTGGTCGAGTCGGACGCGCCGGTGACCGAGGCGCAGTTGGACATCTATCCCGACGGCGGGCTGGCCCGGTTGCGGCTCTACGGGGAACTCTTGTGA